The DNA window TCTAAATAGACAGACGTCCGAATAAAACGTCAAGGGGAGGTTCGATGCCGAAGATCGTCGATCACGACGAGCGCAGGCGAGAGGTGCTGTCGGCGGCCCGCCGGGTGATCGTCAGGGACGGCATCGACGCCGCGACCACCCGAGCCATCGCCAAGGAGGCCGGCTACTCCAACGGCGTGCTCGCCCACTACTTCGCCGACAAGGACGAGATCCTGCTGTCGGCGCTGCGCCAGTCGCACCAGCGCATCCGCGAGCGGCTGACCGGCAAGGTGGAGGGCGCGAGCGGCCTCGCCGCGCTGCGCGAGCTGCTGCTGGACAACCTGCCGCTGGACGCCGAGCGCACCCAGGAGTCGCGGCTGGAGGTCAGCTTCTGGAGCCGCAGCCTCGCCTCCGAGCGGCTGGCCGGGGTGCAGCGGGCGGAGGCGGGCGAGCTGCGCGCCGCCGTCCGCGAGCTGCTGGGCCAGGCGCGGGCGGCCGGCGAGCTGCGCGGCGACCATCCCGACGACGGCCTCGACGACCTGGCCGAGCACCTGCTCGCCCTCGTGGACGGGCTCAGCCTGCACCTGCTGCTCTACCCGGACCGGCTGACCCGGGTGGACGTCGAACGGCTGATGCTGCGCGCGCTCGACCGCCTGTGACCGCCCGTCATTGCTCGTATTCGGACGACCGACTAGATTGCGCCCTCATGGACCCTCGCGAACAGCTCTGCGCGTACGGCCGCCGCGCCGTCGAGCTCGGCCTGGTCATCGGCACGTCCGGCAACCTCAGCGTGCGCGACGGCGACCTCGTCGCGGTCACCCCGTCCGGCGTGGCGCTCGACCGGCTCACGCCCGAGATGTGCCCGCTGGTCGACGTCGAGGGCTACCTGGTGGAGGGCGAGCTGCAGCCCTCCAGCGAGACGCCCATGCACCTGGCGATCTACGCGAGCACGGAGGCGCGGGCCGTGGTCCACACGCACTCGGTGTTCGGCACGGTCGTGGCCACGACGATGACCGAGCTGCCGCCGGTGCACTACAACGCGCTGCTGCTCGGCGGCGTGGTCAAGGTCGCCCCTTACGCCACGTACGGCACCGGCGAGCTGGCCGCCAACGTGCGGGAGGCGCTGGCGGGCAAGCAGGCCGCGCTGCTCGCCAACCACGGCGGGGTGACCATCGGGCCCGGCCTGGAGCAGGCGTTCGAGGCCACCCGGCTGCTGGAGTGGCTGTGCGAGGTCTACGTCAGGGGGCTGGGCGTCGGACGGCCGGCCGTCCTCACGGACGAGCAGCTGGCCGCCGTGGTCGAACGGGCGCTCAACCCCCCGTCGTTCCCCCGGCGCGGCTGACGGCCAGCGCCGCCTTCTCGGCCAGCCCCAGCGGCAGGCCGCCGGAGCCGGCGATGCGGTCGTGGAACTCCTTGAGCGAGCCCTGGAACGACTGCCGGATCCGGTCGATCTCGATGGCCCCCGTCAGGTACGAGGGCGCCTGGGTGGGCCAGGCGCAGTAGCGGCTGACCTCCCCCTGGGCGGTGCCCGGCGACAGCGACGCCTTCGTGGCCATGAACGTCTCGGCCTCCTCGACCGACATGTCCTCGCAGTGCAGCGCGGTGTCGACGACGATCCGGGCGGCGCGGAAGATCCGGCAGTCCAGGTGGGCCAGCTCGGTGGCGGGGGTGTCGAAGTAGCCCTGCTCGTGCAGGAGCTTCTCGACGTACAGGGCCCAGCCCTCGCTGAAGTAGGGGGTGCGGAAGACCTTCCTGACCGTGCGCGGGTTGCCCGCCATGTACGACAGGTGCCAGTGGTGGCCGGGGTACGCCTCGTGGACGGCGATCGAGGGCATCTGGGCCCGCGAGTTGGTCCGCAGCCGCTGGCGCACCTGCTCCTCGGTGAAGTCGTCCGGCGTGTACGGCACGAAGAACACGCCGGTGCGCGAGCCGGCCAGCGGCGGCGGCGACAGGTAGTGGGCGACGGCGAGGACGGGCCGGGTGTACTCGGCGGACGGCAGCACCTGGCACTCCTCGCCGTCGGCGAAGGTGACCAGGTCGCGCTCGGCGACGAAGGCGCGGGCGCGCAGGGTCTCGGCCTCGTACTCGGCCCGCATGTCGGCGAGGGTGGGCGGATGGTCGTCCATCAGGGACTCCATGGCCGCCCGCCAGTCCTCGCCGCCGCTCACCCGGACGGCGACCTCGCGCATCCTGGCGTCCAGCTCGGCCCAGGCGGCCTTACCCTTCTCGTGCAGTTCGGCGGCGCCGTAGCCGAGGAGCTCGCGCTCGCGCAGCAGGGTGGAGTAGAGCTTCTCCCCCATGCGCCAGGTGCCGCCGCACGTGAAGCCCTCCAGGAAGGTCACGAGCTCGTCGAAGGCGCGGGCGGCGGGCTCGGCTGCCTCGGCCAGCTTCGCGCGCAGCCCTTCGTCCCCGACCATGCCGGGGATGGTGCGGGTGAGGAAGTTGCGGCCGGTGCGGGCCTGGCCGAGACCGCGCTGGACGAGCAGCGGCGCGGCGAGGCCGGGGTCGAGGTTGGCGCGGCAGGCGGCGAGCACGCCGGGCACCTCGGCCAGCCGGGCGATGGCGGCGGCGACCAGCTCGGGCTCGGGCTGGAGCCGCCGCTGGAACGGGGTGTACATCGCGCCGAAGACCGGCGAGAGGTAGACGGCCGGGTCGCGGCGCCACTCGGGCCAGGACGACGCGATCGCGATCGAGCCTCTGAGCTGGGAGAGGACGAGATCCCTGTCGATCTCGTCGTCGAGGGAGGCGGTGGGGAGGGCCTGCAGCCGCTCGGCCCAGCGGGCCTCCTCGCGCTCGCGGGCGGCCCAGCCGGCGGCCGTGAAGTCGCCCAGGGTGTGATCGTAGCCCTCGGCTCCCAGCAGGCTGGCGAGCACAGGACGGTCGGAAAAGTACCACTTGAGAAACTCGTCCACCGGTGCACCTTATCCTGATCGAATGCCCCTCCAGATCACTGGCGCGCTCGGCGAACCCGACCTGCTCCGCCTCCCGTGGGACGTCCCCCTGGAAGACTGGCCGCAGCACCATCTGGTGGATCTGCCGCGCGGCATCTCCCGGCACATCGTGCGCTTCGCCCGGCTCTCCGGCAAGGTGTACGCGATCAAGGAGATCAGCGAGCGCTACGCCAGGCGGGAATACCAGCTCCTATGGGGCCTGGCCAGGCTCGACGCGCCGTCGGTCGAGCCGGTCGCGTACGTCACCGGCCGGGACGACGGCCTGGACGCCGCGCTGATCACCCGGCACCTGCAGTTCTCGCTCCCCTACCGGGCCGTCATGTCGGGCACCCTGCGCCCCGACACGCTCACCCGCCTGCTGGACGCCCTGGC is part of the Nonomuraea coxensis DSM 45129 genome and encodes:
- a CDS encoding TetR/AcrR family transcriptional regulator; the encoded protein is MPKIVDHDERRREVLSAARRVIVRDGIDAATTRAIAKEAGYSNGVLAHYFADKDEILLSALRQSHQRIRERLTGKVEGASGLAALRELLLDNLPLDAERTQESRLEVSFWSRSLASERLAGVQRAEAGELRAAVRELLGQARAAGELRGDHPDDGLDDLAEHLLALVDGLSLHLLLYPDRLTRVDVERLMLRALDRL
- a CDS encoding class II aldolase/adducin family protein, producing MDPREQLCAYGRRAVELGLVIGTSGNLSVRDGDLVAVTPSGVALDRLTPEMCPLVDVEGYLVEGELQPSSETPMHLAIYASTEARAVVHTHSVFGTVVATTMTELPPVHYNALLLGGVVKVAPYATYGTGELAANVREALAGKQAALLANHGGVTIGPGLEQAFEATRLLEWLCEVYVRGLGVGRPAVLTDEQLAAVVERALNPPSFPRRG
- a CDS encoding DUF885 domain-containing protein — its product is MDEFLKWYFSDRPVLASLLGAEGYDHTLGDFTAAGWAAREREEARWAERLQALPTASLDDEIDRDLVLSQLRGSIAIASSWPEWRRDPAVYLSPVFGAMYTPFQRRLQPEPELVAAAIARLAEVPGVLAACRANLDPGLAAPLLVQRGLGQARTGRNFLTRTIPGMVGDEGLRAKLAEAAEPAARAFDELVTFLEGFTCGGTWRMGEKLYSTLLRERELLGYGAAELHEKGKAAWAELDARMREVAVRVSGGEDWRAAMESLMDDHPPTLADMRAEYEAETLRARAFVAERDLVTFADGEECQVLPSAEYTRPVLAVAHYLSPPPLAGSRTGVFFVPYTPDDFTEEQVRQRLRTNSRAQMPSIAVHEAYPGHHWHLSYMAGNPRTVRKVFRTPYFSEGWALYVEKLLHEQGYFDTPATELAHLDCRIFRAARIVVDTALHCEDMSVEEAETFMATKASLSPGTAQGEVSRYCAWPTQAPSYLTGAIEIDRIRQSFQGSLKEFHDRIAGSGGLPLGLAEKAALAVSRAGGTTGG